Genomic window (Candidatus Binataceae bacterium):
ATAGACAAGGACGATAACGAGCCGCCACCAGAACCCTTAAATGCCGACACTTCGGAGTTCTTTTTCCCCGGCTCTCAAGCAAGTGTGCTGCTCATTCACGGCTTGACGGGCACCCCCTATGAGATGCGCCATCTGGGAGAGCGGCTAAGCGCCGCCGGGTTACGCTGCCTGGGGGTGCGGCTGGCCGGCCACGGCCAGTCGCCCCAAGTTCTGGGTGCCACCAACCATCACAACTGGTACCAGAGCGTGGTCCAAGGATGCGAGCGGTTGCGCGGTTTTGGCGACCCGATCGTGGTAGTTGGACAATCCGCCGGCGCGGTACTGGCCGCCCGCTTGGCCATCGAACAGCGCGCCGCGGTCAGCGCCGTGGCGCTGCTTGCGCCTGCGTTTTTGTTGCCGCGATGGCAGCGGTTGGCTCTTTACTTCATCGGTCAAGCCGGACCATGGGCGAGCCGAATATACCTGCATAGCGCCGGAGCCGACATTCATGACGGCGCCGCGCGCCAGATCCATCCGAGTATGGAATTGATGCCGCTGGGGGCAGCTCTCAGCCTGAGCCAGCTTGCCGCTCAGGTACGGCCACGGCTGTCACGGCTGGTGCAGCCGGTGCTGTTGATCCATAGCCGCAACGATCACGTTTGTCCGTTTGCTCAAAACGTGGATCTGGTGATGGGCAGCGTGGGGACGCGCAACAAACGGCTGGTGGTGCTGGGCGAGAGCTACCATGTCGTCTCGGTCGATACCGAGCGGGAGCGCGTCGCTCTGGAGCTTATCGATTTTGTGCGGCGTATCGCCGCGCAGACTCACCTGTCGCTGGCCGCGGTTGGCTCCTGAATCGATCCGGCAGGCCCGGCAATTGTTTCCCGGCTCCCGTCGTTACACTAACACCGGCTTGATTAGCGGTCGCATTCGCCGCCGATCATGTTGATCATACCGAAAGTAGTTATGACGTCGGCGATCATCCGCCCGATCAGCATCTTGTTCAGCGC
Coding sequences:
- a CDS encoding alpha/beta fold hydrolase; its protein translation is MPAIDKDDNEPPPEPLNADTSEFFFPGSQASVLLIHGLTGTPYEMRHLGERLSAAGLRCLGVRLAGHGQSPQVLGATNHHNWYQSVVQGCERLRGFGDPIVVVGQSAGAVLAARLAIEQRAAVSAVALLAPAFLLPRWQRLALYFIGQAGPWASRIYLHSAGADIHDGAARQIHPSMELMPLGAALSLSQLAAQVRPRLSRLVQPVLLIHSRNDHVCPFAQNVDLVMGSVGTRNKRLVVLGESYHVVSVDTERERVALELIDFVRRIAAQTHLSLAAVGS